The Polaribacter sp. KT25b genome contains the following window.
CAAGTACAACACCTTTTCCTCGTTTTTCATCAGAAAATAGAATTCCGGTTACATTCTCAATTGGTGAATCTTTAAAGTTTAGTAGAAATACGTATAATGCAGTTGTGCAACGTTTAAATCCTTGGATGTTATTCAACTACGAGCCAAGTGACACCTATTACATGAAAAACGACAAAGGAGCTTGGGTTGAGGTTGTAAGTTTAATAAAATGGAAAGGTTTCTTTTTTCCGTATCCAACTTTTGGTGGTGTGATGGTTATAGATAATGGCGAACACGATTTTAAAGATTATTTAGAAAGAATTACAATAGGAAAAGGAACCTATATTTCTCCTGAAGAAATGAAAAACTTTGCATATTTAACAAGACAAAATACGCTGGCAGAAAAAGTATCTCGATTGCAAGCAGAAAGTTTAAAGTTTTTAGCAGGTTTTTCTGATCCTTTACCTTGGAACATGAAAAGTGCAGTGAAAATCCCTATTGCTCCAAAAGATCAAAATGCACAACCTTATGTTACAGATTTCGATTTTTCAGACACAAAAACAGACGCATATAGTGGCTTATATCATTGGTTTGGTTTAGAGCCTGTTGGCGATGAAAGAACAAGTTTAAGTTACAGTGTTTTTATTCCTGCAGACGGAACAAATAAGTTTTATTATTACGATCATGCATCAAAAAAACAAGGTTATGCAGGCGTTTCTGCAATGCCATTAAAAGTAAAAGAATCTAAAAAAGAATACGATTGGAACTCAAATACACCCGTAGAATTTAGACCTTATATTAAAAATATTGCAGGTAGAAAACGTATGTTTTTTCTAGGAACAGTTTCTACAATTAGCAATAATAATCCAGAACAATTTGATGGTTCTGCAACGCCAGATTTAGCGTTGGTAGATAGTGAATATAGAGATGTTGTTTGGATAAATGCTAAAAAACCAAGTACTTGGAATGAGGAGTTGTACAATCAATTAAACGAAGCTTGGCGAACCAGTGAAGGAGCGAATGTGTATTTTGAAAAAGAGAAAACTATTTTAGAAAAAAATCAACAAATATTAGATTCTATTAAGTTAATTTCTAAGCAAGAAAAGAGTGTAAAAGAAATTCAACGTTTGCAACAACAAATAGATTCTATTAAATTTAATCAGTAATTTTTGTAGCTATTTCCAGCTTTTATTACTCGCTTTTTATTTCTGCTGATAAAAATCAGCAGAAATAAAAGAGCTCAAACATGCCATTCAATCAGGGCTAAACTTCTTTGAACTTTTTGTTATACATAAAATGAAATACTTCCTTGGATTTATTTTCCTTGGTAAATAGTTTTTTATTTTGTAAATTTGTATAGAATTTTAAAACATTCAAGATGAAAACTTATAAAAATATTTATTTCATTTCAACAGGATTATTATCATTGTTATTACTTTTTTCAGCGGGTATGTATTTCTTCAATCATGAAGAAGTAGCAAAAATGTTTACTCGTTTTGGCTATTCAACAGATATCATTTACCCGTATGCAGTAGCAAAAATAGTTGGTGTTATTGCTTTGTGGTATACAGGTAATAATACAGTTAAATTATTTGCTTATTTGGGCTTTTTTATTGCATTTACGCTAGCTATTATTGCGCATTTAACAATAAAAGATGGAGAACAAACAGCAGCAATAGTTGCAATGGTTTTATTAATAGCATCATATTTTTCAGATAAAAAAATTAGGTATGAAGAAGGTTAAAAATTCAGAAGTAATTTTATCAAATAAAAACTATTTAGCAGAAGCAAAAACAAGAAATCATTTTTTAACAATTGATGAACCTGTAGCTTCAGGAGGAGATGATAATGGTCCAACACCAGTAGAATATTTATTAACTGCAGTAGGAGGTTGCGTTTCTATCACTTTAAGAATGTATGCAGAAAGAAAAGGTTGGAATGTTGGTAAAATAACTGTAAATGTTTTTCAAAAAGAAGAGCAAACATCAGAAGGAATTAAAAAATGGTTAGAAGAAGATATTTCTTTCGAAAATGAAATTACAGAAGACCAAAAAAAAAGATTATTAGTAATTGCAGGTAAATGTCCTGTTGCCAAAATGGTAAAAGGAGAAACTGAAATTGTAAGCAGTATTCAGTAAAATTAGTTGGCAGTAACAGTTTTCGGTAATCAGTTTGCAGTTCCAGTATGTCAGTTCGATTGATTTTTCTTTTTTGAAAAATAGTATCGAGAACAATTTTTAAAAATAAAATAAGATGAAAAAAATATTAGCATTTGCAGGAAGTACAAGTTCTACTTCTATCAATAAAAAATTAGCAACATTTGCTGCAGAGAATTTACAAAACACCTCTTTTGATGTAATAGATTTAAGAGATTTTACAGCTCCAATTTTTAGTGAAGACGAAGAGAAAAATGGTTTTCCAGAAGACGTAAAGAAATTTACTTCTATATTAGATAATTATGATGGTTTTATTTTATCATTAGCAGAACATAATGGTTCTTACGCAGCAGCTTTTAAAAATATATTCGATTGGAGTTCTAGAATTGAAGGGAAAATTTTTAGAGACAAACCTGTATTGTTAATGGCAACTTCTCCTGGAGGAATGGGGGGTAAGTTTGTTTTAGCAGCAGCAGAACAAAGATTTCCAAGACAAGGAGCAAAAGAATTAATTACTTTTTCTTTACCTAGTTTTTATGATAATTTTAAAGATGATAAAATAGTTAATGAAGATTTATTATCATTATTAGTAGAACAAGTAAAGCAATTTGAAAACTTTGTAAATTTATAAAATATGAAAATAGTTTTATACGGAAAACAAGGACACGCTTATACAGTTGCATTTAAAAATTTTTTAAACTCAACAGATGTTCCTTATACATACAAAGATATTTCTAAAGATGCAGCAGCAAGAGAACATAGCAAAGAGTTATATAAGGGTGTTGCGAAATTTCCAACTTTGTTTGTAGATGACAAAGTTTATTTAACACCAACTACAGAAGAATTTAATAAAATAATGCAAGATTTAAGATTAAGAGCATAAATATGGGAGACATATCTAAAGACATAAATTCTAAGTTTGATAGCAATAAAGTAAAAGCTTTAATCAACATAAAATATACATCCAATTGGTTAAATAGTAAGGAAAATGAATTCTTTAAACCTTATGGAATTTCTCCACAACAATTTAATATTTTAAGAATTTTACGAGGAGCAAAAGATAAAATTAAGGTGCAAATTGTTAAAGATAGAATGATAGAAAGAGCGCCAAATGCAACGCGTTTAATGGATAAATTGTGTGATAAAAACTTAATTGAAAGAGAGCGTTGTGAAGCTGATAGAAGAGTCGTGTATGTTAGGATAACAAACCAAGGTTTAGAATTATTATCAACTATTGATGATAATAAAAACATTTCTTTTCTAGATAATTTATCTGATGAAGAAGCCGCAACATTAAGTAATTTGTTAGATAAAATTAGATAAAAAAAATTTGATTAAATATTTTCCTCGGAAAATAATAACTTCTTGATACAAAATTTTAGAAAAATGAATTTCACTGGAAGTGACAGATTGTTATTAAAAGTGGTTAAGAGTTAGAACGCACTGTCAGTTCGAGTAATTCCGGTTTTTTATCGGAATTGTATCGAGAAGAAATATTAAATAATATGAAAACACTTAAAACAATTCAACATAAAGTAGCAAGTCCTTTAGTAAATATGGGACCAATAAAATTGCGTCAACCATTGCCAACAGAAGGCATTGAAAATGTAGATCCGTTTTTATTATTACATCATTATGGACCTTATGCAATTTCAGAATTCAACAATCCGTTTGATTTAGGACCACATCCTCACAGAGGTTTTGAGCCAATAACATTACTTTTTAAAGGAGAGCAATTACACAGAGATTCTTTAGGAAATGAAATAATTGTAAAAGCTGGCGATGTTCAATGGACAACTGCTGGTCGTGGAATTATTCACGCAGAAGGACCAACCAAAGAATTTGTGAAAAAAGGTGGCGATTTAGAAGGAATTCAGTTGTGGTTAAATCTGCCAGCTAAAGATAAAATGATACCTCCAAATTATCAACATTTGGAAGAAAAGCAAATTCCAAAAATATTTTCTGATGACAAAAAAGCACAGTTAAATATTATTGCAGGAAATCAAAATAAAGAATCTGGTTTGATAAAAACGCAAACTGAAGTAAATGTTTTTACAGTAAATACAGAGGAAGGAGGAAAGCTAGAAATTGAAATTCCAGAAAACCATCAATCTTTAATTTATTTGTTAGAAGGTGAAGTTTTGGTAAATGCATCAGAAGTTTTAAAGAAAGGAGAAAACCAAATGATAACTTTTAATCAAGATGGAAATACAATCAAATTTGAAGCAAAAAAACAAAGTACTTTATTGATTTTATCAGGAGTACCAATTAATGAAAAAGTTACCCAATATGGACCTTATGTAATGAATACGCAAACAGAAATTTTAGAAGCAATGCGCGATTATCAACAAGGAAAAATGGGATATTTATATTAACAAGGGGTTTAAACCCCTTGTAGAAATAACAAATAATTTTTACAAAGAAATCTTTTCAATCCTTCTAATACCGTTTCTATTCATGATCACACGATAGCGATTAAATTCGATACCTTCTTCTGTGTAATATTTTTGAATAATATTTATATGGTATATTTTATTTGCAATTTTATTGTAAACTTCTCCTTTTTTTATCAAAATATATTCCTTTTTAGGATTGTCCATATATTGAATAAATCGATGAAAATTTAGACGTGTACTATCTGTTAAACCAATTATTTTCTCATCAGGTAAATCATTTCCAAATTTTTCTGGATAGATTTCAATTTTCTTTTTATATTGTATAACGTGCTCATTTAGAGATTCTGAATCACTTTTAACAATCAAATCTATTTGTCTATATTTTTTTATCTTTTCGTTTAATTTTTTATAAGGAGCAAATGAGAACACCTCTTTAATCGATCCTACTCTTTTACCCAAAGAATTGGTGATATTTATTTTATAATTATAAAAAAGGTTGTTAGATTTACTCATAAATAATGAACCAAAAAAACCTTTTATTCTATCTTTTAGCATATAACCTACTACAAGTGCTATGAAAAAAGGCAAGGTAAAATTACCATAAACTTGTTGATAATAAAAAGCAATTCCAGTTGAAAAAATCATGGCTAATCCTGCAGCCAGCGCTAATAATGTCTGTTCAAAAACAGCGCCATCTTTACGAATGTCTTGTTTTAAAAAGAAAACACTATCAATGTATTTTTTTAATTGATTACGTTTAAACAGCAATTCTTCTGGATTGATATTTTTATCTTTTGGCGAATCATAACCCTTTTGTTTTTTATAATTTTGCTCAGAATTAATTAAGTTTACAACCTTATTAAGAATAAGAGATTTAAATTTATTGTTTTGTAGATAAATGAACAATTTCATCAATTGCAACTCTACAACATTACTTATATGTTCATCAGCATAAAAAATGGCATTCTTATTTTTTTCTTTTATGGTTGATTCTTTTACCGTAAAAACAACATGACTTCTAAATTTTAATAAAATTGAATCTATTTTTTCTAAAAAACTCGTAATATCATCAGGTGATACTTCTTTTTTTCTGATTAAAGAATCTATTTCTTTACTGATTAAACTGCTTAAAGTTGCAGCAAACATTTTTACCTGTTCTTTATAATGCGTATTATTTTTAACAGATTCATCTTTGATAAATTTTTCTGTATTATTTATTAATTTTTTAAACAGAGAATCTTCTTCAATATTTATATCATTTAATGTGTATTTAGGAGCATCATATTTTAGAAATAATCGAACATCATTATAAAATTTTGTAGCAGGATAAGTTTTGCTGTTTATATTTAGAGTATCAGCAAAGAAAAGGTAGGTAATTGTAGTGTATTTAGATCTTTTCTTTTTAAAAATAGTATCGTAAGTTACATTAATTACTACTGAAAATTTATCATGTATTTCTATTTTACTTTTTATCACAGCATATTTTGTATTAAGGAATCATGTACTTAATTTAATGATATTTTAGATTCTTGTTTTCTCAGAATTACAAATTTAATCCAAATTTTGAAGCAAAATGTAGAGTAATTCTTTTCGATTAAAAAAGACCTAAACCATTAGGTGTAATTCCCAGCCATTTAAAATAAGTCATTGCCATAAGTATAGAGGTAATCCAAGCAATAATCTGCATTGTAAATCCAAATTTAAAAGCATCTGTCATACTATATTGATTTGTAGAATATAATAGCAATGCGGGTTTACTATTAAAAGGCAATGTATAAACATGCTCAATGAGTAAAGCAACAGGAAAAGCAAGACTCATAATTGGGTAATTAAATCGTGTGGCAATACCAATTGCTATTGGAATAAAAATCATGGCTCTCATGGTTTTTGATTGCATAAATAAAGCACTAAAAATCATCGCTGCTGTTAGCACAACATACAATATCCAAAAAGGTGTTTCTGCACCAAAACCTAGAGCATCAAAAGTAGCATTTACAGAAATTGACGGAAGGTCTGTAACTTTAAAAGCTGCTCCTAAAGTATAAGCACCAGCAGAGAACAATAATAAATGCCAAGGTATGTCTACATCGTTCCAACTTACAATTCCAATTTTTGGCATTAAAGCCACAATTGCTCCAACAAATGCAACTGCTGTAGGACTTATTCCATGCCATTTATCAGTTACCCAAAGCGTAAGAATACTTACAAATATGATAATGGATTTTATTTCATTAAAAGAAACTTTTCCAAGATCTTTCAAATCTTTTTTAAGGCTATCCATTCCACCAGGAATACTCGGTTTTTGATCTTCTTTTTTTATTGGGAAGATAATTTTAGTTCCAATTATCCAGGCAATAAGCATTAATCCAAGAGCAACAGGGAATGAGGCAATCATCCATTGAGAGAAAAATATATCACTACCAATTGCTCCTGCAATTAATGAAGCAGCTAATAAGTTAGCACCAGAACCTGTTAAAAAAGAACTAGCTCCCATATTATTTTGAAACAAATTTTGTAACAAAACATTACGCCCTACATTATTTTGATTTCCATTTGAAGCACCATAAATTGCGGCAACAACCATAAAAACGGGTAATAATATTGCAGCTTTTGCAGTAGTTGCTGAAATAAATAAAGACAAAACAAGATTAATAACTAAAAAACTTAAAATTACCGAAGAAGCACTTTTACCAAATTTAATAATAAACCAAAGCGCAAATCTTTTGGCAACACCTGTAGCAACCAACATGCTAGCCAAAACAAAAGACATAATGTTTAACCACATTACTTTATGTCCCAATTGCGCGTAAGCAACATCTTCTGGTAACACTTTTGTTAAAACTAGTGTGATTATTAATATTAAGGATGTTAAGTAATTTGGAATAGCTTCTGTTACCCAAAGAATTAATGAGGCTACAAAAATGGCAAGCATAGCTTTATTTGAAAATATAAAATTTTGTAACCCAATTTCCTTAAAATTACTTTTAGCACTTGAGCTTAAAGCAGATGTATCTAAATTATCTAAAAAAGGAATTTTTAGAACATACAGTATAAGTATAAAAGAGATGATTGCTAAAGGAGCTCCAATAATCATAAGAACTCGTTCGAACTTAGATTTCTCCCTTTTAGGAAGTTTTTCCATTCGATAGTTTTTCATATCTAATACATCAAATCCGTTTTGTTGTAATGCGCTCATTTGGCTATTTTTATTTTACTGTTAGTAACCTTTTTTTATTACCAGTTTTTATACGGATTTTTCATTAACATAGAGTTGTAATATTTTACATCTCCAGTAACTTCTTTGCCTAACCATGATGGTTTTTTAAAGTCTTCATCTTCAGAATTCAATTCAATTTCGGCAACTGTTAAACCTTTATTTTCACCATAAAATTCATCAACTTCAAAAGTATGAGTACCAGATTTTACGTTAAATCTTGTTTTATCAATAACTCCAGGTTCACTAATTTTTAATAAATCTTTGGCATCTTCAACAGATATTTCTTTTTCCCACTCAAAACGAGATGCTCCAGATTTATCTCCTATTCCTTTAATTGTGATAAAACCTTTATCACCTTTAATTCTTATTCTTACAGTTCTTTCTGGCACTGTTGATAAAAATCCTTGAACTATTTTAGTTTGACTAAAAGATTCTTTTTTAAAATCATCATTTTTAACCACAAACTTACGTTCTATTTCTCTATTTTTCATTTTTTATTAATTTGCTAACGGTTTATTTATCCAACCAATTATTCTTTTTATTACTTGTAAATAATTTATGTTTTCACAGCCTTCTAATTGGCAATCTACTATTGTCTTTTTGATGTCTTCTAGCTCTGTAGATTCCGAATTAATAGTTACTACTTTTGCGCCATTAATTAGTACATTTCCCACTTCACATAATGTATTGTTTACCATATATCCAAAACGTTGTTTTTTAACTTTAACGCTTTGAAGATCTTTATGAGCATCTATCATTGCTAAAAACTCTTTTAATGTATATGTATTTTTAGTTAATGAAGGCATTTCAACTTTAAACGCAGGAAAAACGTCATTTTCTAAAACTTCTTTAGAAATAGGAAATTCACTTTTCATTAATGGATTCCATTGCTCTAAACCATCAACCGTTTGAATGTAGGTTTTAATATCCATTTTTCCATCACGAATTTTGGTGTTATTAATATCGTTTGTTTTAGATAAAATATAAATTTCTTCTGATTTTCTTTCCCAAACTTTTTCTGGAATTGGTACTGATAATCTTGCCATTCTTTTGGATGAATTATCAAAATT
Protein-coding sequences here:
- a CDS encoding DoxX family protein gives rise to the protein MKTYKNIYFISTGLLSLLLLFSAGMYFFNHEEVAKMFTRFGYSTDIIYPYAVAKIVGVIALWYTGNNTVKLFAYLGFFIAFTLAIIAHLTIKDGEQTAAIVAMVLLIASYFSDKKIRYEEG
- a CDS encoding OsmC family protein produces the protein MKKVKNSEVILSNKNYLAEAKTRNHFLTIDEPVASGGDDNGPTPVEYLLTAVGGCVSITLRMYAERKGWNVGKITVNVFQKEEQTSEGIKKWLEEDISFENEITEDQKKRLLVIAGKCPVAKMVKGETEIVSSIQ
- a CDS encoding NADPH-dependent FMN reductase, which gives rise to MKKILAFAGSTSSTSINKKLATFAAENLQNTSFDVIDLRDFTAPIFSEDEEKNGFPEDVKKFTSILDNYDGFILSLAEHNGSYAAAFKNIFDWSSRIEGKIFRDKPVLLMATSPGGMGGKFVLAAAEQRFPRQGAKELITFSLPSFYDNFKDDKIVNEDLLSLLVEQVKQFENFVNL
- a CDS encoding glutaredoxin domain-containing protein, with product MKIVLYGKQGHAYTVAFKNFLNSTDVPYTYKDISKDAAAREHSKELYKGVAKFPTLFVDDKVYLTPTTEEFNKIMQDLRLRA
- a CDS encoding MarR family winged helix-turn-helix transcriptional regulator, translating into MGDISKDINSKFDSNKVKALINIKYTSNWLNSKENEFFKPYGISPQQFNILRILRGAKDKIKVQIVKDRMIERAPNATRLMDKLCDKNLIERERCEADRRVVYVRITNQGLELLSTIDDNKNISFLDNLSDEEAATLSNLLDKIR
- a CDS encoding pirin family protein — protein: MKTLKTIQHKVASPLVNMGPIKLRQPLPTEGIENVDPFLLLHHYGPYAISEFNNPFDLGPHPHRGFEPITLLFKGEQLHRDSLGNEIIVKAGDVQWTTAGRGIIHAEGPTKEFVKKGGDLEGIQLWLNLPAKDKMIPPNYQHLEEKQIPKIFSDDKKAQLNIIAGNQNKESGLIKTQTEVNVFTVNTEEGGKLEIEIPENHQSLIYLLEGEVLVNASEVLKKGENQMITFNQDGNTIKFEAKKQSTLLILSGVPINEKVTQYGPYVMNTQTEILEAMRDYQQGKMGYLY
- a CDS encoding SLC13 family permease → MSALQQNGFDVLDMKNYRMEKLPKREKSKFERVLMIIGAPLAIISFILILYVLKIPFLDNLDTSALSSSAKSNFKEIGLQNFIFSNKAMLAIFVASLILWVTEAIPNYLTSLILIITLVLTKVLPEDVAYAQLGHKVMWLNIMSFVLASMLVATGVAKRFALWFIIKFGKSASSVILSFLVINLVLSLFISATTAKAAILLPVFMVVAAIYGASNGNQNNVGRNVLLQNLFQNNMGASSFLTGSGANLLAASLIAGAIGSDIFFSQWMIASFPVALGLMLIAWIIGTKIIFPIKKEDQKPSIPGGMDSLKKDLKDLGKVSFNEIKSIIIFVSILTLWVTDKWHGISPTAVAFVGAIVALMPKIGIVSWNDVDIPWHLLLFSAGAYTLGAAFKVTDLPSISVNATFDALGFGAETPFWILYVVLTAAMIFSALFMQSKTMRAMIFIPIAIGIATRFNYPIMSLAFPVALLIEHVYTLPFNSKPALLLYSTNQYSMTDAFKFGFTMQIIAWITSILMAMTYFKWLGITPNGLGLF
- a CDS encoding CYTH domain-containing protein, with the translated sequence MKNREIERKFVVKNDDFKKESFSQTKIVQGFLSTVPERTVRIRIKGDKGFITIKGIGDKSGASRFEWEKEISVEDAKDLLKISEPGVIDKTRFNVKSGTHTFEVDEFYGENKGLTVAEIELNSEDEDFKKPSWLGKEVTGDVKYYNSMLMKNPYKNW